TTGCATTTGGCAAAAGAAAAAGGAAGTTTAACAAAAACGGAATTCAATGAGTTGGTAAACGAATTAGAACAAATTCCTAAAAAAGTGGCAGAGGTGTTGCTAGTAAGTGAATCCATCAAAGAAATTGCAAAAGCCTATGCACATGTCACCAACTGTTTGTTTTTAGGGCGGGGTGTCAATTTTCCAGTAGCTTTGGAAGGAGCATTGAAATTGAAAGAAATTTCTTATATTCATGCTGAGGGCTATCCAGCAGCAGAAATGAAACACGGTCCTATTGCCCTTATAGACGAAAATATGCCTGTTATTGTCATTGCTATTAACAAAGGTTATTACGACAAGACTGTGAGCAATATCCAAGAAATCAAATCTCGAAAAGGAAAAATCATCGCCATTGTTACAAAAGGGGATGTGGTGGTGAAAGAGATCGCAGATCATGTGATTGAAATACCCGAAACCTTAGAGTGGTTAACACCCTTACTAACAACTATACCACTGCAACTCCTGTCTTACCATATGGCAGTATTGTTAGGGAAAAATGTAGATCAGCCAAGGAATTTGGCAAAATCGGTAACAGTGGAGTAAGCATTAAAATTGAAAAAATATAAGTTTATAAGCAAAGTACCACCTCAAAATATTATATTTGTCAATTCAAATTGCTTATTTTGAAAATTGCTTTTTATTAAAAAAAAACATCATATTGGAAACGAAAATTACAAGCAAAAAGATTTTAGTTACTGGAGGAGCCGGTTTTATCGGTTCTAACCTATGTGAAGAATTATTAAAACAAAATAACTTAGTTGTTTGTCTTGATAATTTTGCTACTGGGAAAAGAGAAAACATCACTCCTTTATTGGCACATAAAAACTTTACTTTTATAGAGGGAGATATCAGAAATTTGGAGGATTGTTTATTAGCAACAAAAGGTGTTGAGTATGTATTGCATCAAGCCGCTTTAGGTTCCGTACCAAGATCAATTAAAGACCCTATCACTTCTAATGATGTCAATGTCGGTGGTTTTTTAAACATGCTAGTGGCTTGTAGAGACAATAATGTAAAACGCTTTGTTTTCGCAGCAAGTTCTTCTACCTATGGGGACTCTGAAGCATTGCCAAAAGTAGAAGAGGTGATTGGAAAACCTTTATCTCCTTATGCGGTTACCAAATATGTAAATGAATTGTATGCAGATGTTTTTTCTAAAACCTATGGACTGGAAACCATTGGTCTCCGTTATTTTAATGTGTTTGGAAGAAAACAAGATCCAAATGGTGCTTATGCAGCCGTAATTCCGAAATTCGTAAGTCAGTTAATGAATTTAGAATCGCCAATCATTAATGGTGATGGAAACTACTCAAGAGATTTTACGTATATTGATAATGTAATACAAGCCAACTTATTGAGTTTAGTTGCAGGTAAAAAGGCTGTAAATACAGTGTATAATGTTGCTTATGGAGATCGTAATACTTTAAATGATTTAATGAGTTATTTAAAGGAATATTTATCAGAATACAATTCTAAAATTAAAGAGGTTACTGTTATTCATGGAGAAAACAGGGTTGGAGATATCCCGCATTCACACGCAAGTGTTGACAAGGCTAAAAAATTACTGAATTATAATCCGCAGTTTTCTTTAGAAGATGGATTAAAAGAAGCTGTGGATTGGTATTGGGGGAATCTTTAATGGTGAATAGTGGTTTGTGAATGGAGGTGTGTGAAGAGGGTTTTGTGAGTGGTGGTGCGTGATGAGTAGTGATTAATTATGAGAAATGAAAAAAAAGGAACTGATGATCTTAAGTTATAGAGATTTAAATGTTTGGCAAAATGGGATGGATTTGGTTGAAGATGTTTATAAATTTACTGCTATTTTTCCAAAAGAAGAAAAATATGGATTGACATCGCAAGTAAGAAGATGTGCAGTTTCTATACCCTCTAATATAGCTGAAGGATTTATGAGACAAAGTACTAAAGAATACATTCAGTTTTTGTATATTTCATTGGGTTCTTTAGGAGAATTAGATACACAGATGGAAATTGCCGTCAGATTAAGTTTTATGGAAGTGCAAAAAGATTTTAATGAAAAGACATTATTGGTTAGAAAACAATTATTCGGTTTGATTAAAAGCTTAAAAAATAAATTATAACAGACCACAAACTACCAATAAAAAATGGAAAAGAATTTAAAAAATAAAGACGTGACTACTCACACATCACCAAACCCAGATCACCAAACCCCAAACACCAAAACCCGTATTGCAGTAATTGGATTGGGCTACGTTGGTTTGCCACTAGCAAGATTATTTGCAACAAAATATCCAGTCATTGGTTTTGATA
The DNA window shown above is from Polaribacter sp. Hel_I_88 and carries:
- a CDS encoding SDR family oxidoreductase, which produces METKITSKKILVTGGAGFIGSNLCEELLKQNNLVVCLDNFATGKRENITPLLAHKNFTFIEGDIRNLEDCLLATKGVEYVLHQAALGSVPRSIKDPITSNDVNVGGFLNMLVACRDNNVKRFVFAASSSTYGDSEALPKVEEVIGKPLSPYAVTKYVNELYADVFSKTYGLETIGLRYFNVFGRKQDPNGAYAAVIPKFVSQLMNLESPIINGDGNYSRDFTYIDNVIQANLLSLVAGKKAVNTVYNVAYGDRNTLNDLMSYLKEYLSEYNSKIKEVTVIHGENRVGDIPHSHASVDKAKKLLNYNPQFSLEDGLKEAVDWYWGNL
- a CDS encoding four helix bundle protein; protein product: MKKKELMILSYRDLNVWQNGMDLVEDVYKFTAIFPKEEKYGLTSQVRRCAVSIPSNIAEGFMRQSTKEYIQFLYISLGSLGELDTQMEIAVRLSFMEVQKDFNEKTLLVRKQLFGLIKSLKNKL